AACTGCTGGTCGCGGATGGAGGTGCAGCCGAGGATGTCACCGTTATGAAAGATCCCGAAACTGCGTTTGCCGGCGTTACAACCCTGCCAGGTGACCGGGTAGCTCGCATTGTGGGCCCGGGTCCGGGCCGCTACCTCCTTGAAGTTATAATAACCAACGCAATCGGCCGGATAGATCCGGATCCGGTCGTCGTCCATGGATTCGTAGATAAAGTCGATGATGTCGTCCATCTGGGCCGGCTCCAGGATCATCTCTTCATGGTCGGCAAAAGAACCCATGGGCAGCCCGATCTGGACCTGCCACAAGTCGACCCCCTGATCAAGGAGGATCTGTCTGATCGCCTCGAGCTGGCCGATGTTGGTCTTATGGATGGTGGTAATCACGCCGGCGGTAATCGATTTCCGGTCCATCAGGGCAAAGGCCTTCATGATCCGGGCAAAGGCCCCTGGGCGTCTGATCTGGTCGTGGGTCTCTTTTATCCCGTCCAGGCTGATGGCAAAGGTCCCCACCCCGCTCTCCACAGCCCGGTCCAAGAGTTCCTCGGTGATCAACCAGCCGTTGGTGATAATATTGGGTGTGACCCCGTTATCCCGCAACCGGCTGGCCAGCAGGTGCCAGTCCGGGCGGGTAAGCGGCTCGCCGCCTGACAGGGTCAGCCATTTCAGCCCCAGTGCTCCGATCTGGTCGCAGAGATCAAGGGCCTCCGCAGTGCTCAATTCATCGGCCAGGGGCTCCCGGCAGGCCGAGCCGCAATGCTTGCACCGCATATTGCAGCC
Above is a window of Desulfobacterales bacterium DNA encoding:
- a CDS encoding radical SAM protein; this translates as MPYKPITAVWEITMGCNMRCKHCGSACREPLADELSTAEALDLCDQIGALGLKWLTLSGGEPLTRPDWHLLASRLRDNGVTPNIITNGWLITEELLDRAVESGVGTFAISLDGIKETHDQIRRPGAFARIMKAFALMDRKSITAGVITTIHKTNIGQLEAIRQILLDQGVDLWQVQIGLPMGSFADHEEMILEPAQMDDIIDFIYESMDDDRIRIYPADCVGYYNFKEVAARTRAHNASYPVTWQGCNAGKRSFGIFHNGDILGCTSIRDQQFVEGNIRQTPLRELWESEDCFVWNRQAGKEKLAGFCAKCKYGATCLGGCPNTRLTMNGDIHSENRYCSYNVALTRTWEKIDALVPDSGTLASLGKKFADEDELQLAQMLIEKALALAPDDIELLGYFGYVSFMLQNYSDARRANEKVLALDDDNVYANKGRGLTLARLGELERGLEHLRKSTRLTTSAYMDPYHDLAVL